TTGAATCCAAATGGGATTCGCTCGTGAGTACCGATTGGCTGCAAGAAGATTAAAGATATCCACTTCAAACTAGATGCAAGCCGAACGTATCAAATGGTTGGATCCATATATTCTCATCCCTGCATCGATTAATgaaattcttttatttctcaaacTCATTTTCAGGAGAAAAACCTTTGCCGCAAAAACATTTAGGTCTCATGTTTTAGTGTGAGTGTGAGCGTTGCTTTTCTAAACCCGGCCTCTTTTCTTTGTAGAAGGTATTCTTtctgtaaaaaatttaaaattgattaataatagcTCAAAGGGAACGCGGGGCATGGAATTTATGAAGAGATGTTACACCCACACCCTTCTAGTTTATCAGTCACAACTTGTCCTATCGTCTTCCCTTCTGCGAAATCAATGCAGTACGTGATTCACTCGGCAGGACGCTGGcctaaatgtaataaatatatagtagatTACACATCTCAGTGGAAAATACCGCAATAAAACAATCAGCAATCAAAGACAAACCCACCACCAAAGAGAAATTATGACACAGAACcccaaaataaacccaaaaagaaagaaaaaaccaccTCAGCTCTTCGATTTGGAATGCTTTACAAGCCAATCAATTACTGAATCAATGTTTGTCGAGTTCTTGCACGAGATCATGAAGCAACAAACTTCTCTATCAGTAATTGACTTGAGATCCCTGCAAAGCACAATGCAATTTTTAGTAATGAAACTATATGTTCGTCCTCATTCTTTAGCGAAAACTAATATATGGAAATTGTATCATCTCAACATTAACCCCAAAAGTGGCTCATCTTGGAATATTGCTTGAGAAAGTTCCCATCACAAAGTAAATGTCTTACATTTGATCAGTCAAAGCCTGCTTAGACAGAGCTCCCGGCTTGTCAATCTTGTTTCCCAGCACTAGCAACGGGATACCACTAAGTGAGGATTTGCTCAGCAAATCATGCAGCTCGCTTCTTGAGATACTCACGTTGTCTGGATCAGCAGCATCAACAACATAGCTGCAGAAACAATCAGGTTGTAGCAACTTGTAAACTTTTGAGTCATAACAAAATTAAGAACTAACACTACTGGTCTATTACTTATTCGATCAAAAAGGCAATAAAAGTACTTATTTGACCagagatttattaaaaaacatgatTAATGATCAATAAACATTTTCCTGGTGGTAAATTTTAGATTACACAAGCAAAGTCTCAAATGCAACTTTACTAAATAACACAAGGCATTATAGCCAACATCTGTTGGTGGAAGAATAGAATGACAAGCAAACCAAACGGAATATCTGGATTTCTATAGCTCAGACTGCCAAACAATACTGTTAAACCTCAGAATTTTCTAAAGTTTCTTGTGTCTTCCATGTAATTGCACCCATCCCATCTCATGCTTAAAGAATTAATTGGATAGACACTTTGCTTATCACGGGACTATCAATCCTATACTAACACAGACTGGTGAAGACAACAATACAACAACAATTTGTGAAACCAAGGTAATTCATGGAAAGTTCTCCTTCCAAAAAGGCAAGAGCTCAACTCCAAGGAATTTGGGTGACCACTAGCTTTCAGCACTGTATTGAGAATCACACAATGACTCAATTTCTCATCAGTTTCAATAAACATAGCTTTGATGGAGACAATCCAAGCATTTCAATCAGTAACAACATCTCATATCAATTTGATACATAGCCGAAACGAGAAAAACAAAAGGTTATAATTTGACAAATCAAATGCACACGcttgctcttcttcttcttcgtctttttttttttattttttggcttagaaaaaaaatatataaatgcatCTATTCATACATACGCGCATTGAAATAGAAGTGCACATTCATTAAACTATGAAAAACTTAACAGCTCAATGTTAATGCCTAAAAATAGCGCAACAGGCCGGAAGGGGAGAAAGAATCATTCCCGGCTCGTTAAGACTATTCGGGCCTCGATCGGTGTAGTGTGGAGCCCCTGGCAATGGTCTGGTGTGGCTATACGGCATCTGTGCATACAAACATGGCGGTGAGTAGTAAATAAATGCAGGGAAATAAGAGACGGGGACACACAGATTTGCGTGGTTCGGCACTGGACCTACGTCCATGGGTCATTTAGAGggcaaatccactataatatgcgtattttacagtctctcatggtctctccTCCTCGCTGTATAATGGAGATATAAGCTCTAGCTTCTAGTGGAGATCCCGTCGCTGGAGTCCCTctcgtgaggttgaagaagttgaagtcgAAGAAATCCCCCCCAAAGTCATCTAGAAAAACCCTCCTTTATCCTCTACTCCTCCCTTGTTTTACGTCACATCTCCACTTCCTTACGTCACATCTCTACTTTTCCTCCTGACACCATTTTTCCTTCCTTAGCTCTTTGTCCcctccttccttctctctttcttccttcctGATGAATCCCCTCATATTGGGCTGGGCTTGGAAACCCTTTATGGGCTTGGGATATTTTATCCCCTCCACTCAACAATAACATAGAAgacataatttcttatatttaaatgttctatactaatatctatTTCAGTTAGAACTTTTAGAATCTccaaaatttctcaaatctaGACTACCCAAGATAAATGGAAGCGTGCATGTATAACTCTACATATGCAAGCATGCATGGTTGTATGTATTAAGTCCCCTTAATAAGGTTTTCATCATACCACTTTAGTTTCAAAATTATACATTACTCTGAGCTTCCATAATATctattattgcatattgctaccAAGAGAAATAGGTCTAATAAAGCTAAGCTCCAAATTATCACAAGCATTTAATGTGGAGACTACCTCtgagactctaatatggtattttctttcttttttgtttggcaCCGAGTGTCTGAGAACAGCGTCTCGACTAATCCCAAAGGTGCACAAGCCTTAGGCAAGATGTTTTCCCCAAGTGCACCTCAAGTAATTCAAGGAGAAAATCCCCCAATCCAAtagcccctagaaattgtttgcacccaagaagaTTCGGACTTAAGACCTAAaaggagcataccaccaagaccaaggtctttaccacttgagccaacccctatgGATTCTCTAATATGGTATTTTCACGTTATATAAAACAAAGACTTGAATATCAACAAGTAGGGTTGGCAATTCATGTTTGCGGGTTGTGTACAGGTCATGTTAAATCATAGACATTCGACTATATAGCTCAACCCGAATACGACCCGTTAAGCTAAACAGGTCAGACTTTCAAATCCTAACATGACTCATTTAAATAATGGGTCGTGTTGTGtcacccgttttgacccgtttaataattaattcgaAATGAGTCAATACATAACCCATTTgatgtaattaatataaaagcttaaatctatatttattagtagtcacaatatctaaaaaaataataataagactacttactaacaaaaaaatatcagtaTTCTTTAGATTTTAACTtacaataaaatcaatttacaaatccaacaataacaaatatgagcataagtccagaattacaatctcaacaataaaaacataagcatgtcaaaaaatatcattattacaacccaacaaaaataaaattgtaattttgaaataaattttttttttataagtgattttgaaataaaattgaaacAGGTGATTGTGGGTTAATTTCGAGTTAAGCGGGTTGACCCGTTTATTAATCGTTTCTTAATTGGTCAatcgttttgacccgaacccatttatatcaaacCCAAACCCGCTAGTTTCATGTTGGGTtcacgggtcgtgtcacatattgtcatccCTATCAACAAGGTGTAAAACatttgaaaatctaaaattatttacTGATATTGAAAATCTTATGTATCAGTATGAGATTTGATAGAAAACTGCACAAGAAAGCATCCATGGATATCCAAACCAGACATAAATACAAGGCCATAATAAAAGGAAGAAACATAAATAAGGTATGCATTTGAAACCAAATATTATCTTATTCAACACATCAAGTCAACTAAGATGGAAATAAAATTTGTACATACACAATAGCAGAAACTGCACGACAATATCGCTCCCACATACTGCGGAACCTTGGTTGACCTCCAAGATCCCACAACTTTATGGTGACATTTCCTTTTGTCACCTTCCTCATATTAAATCCTACCTGCAAATAGCATCGGTAGATACATTTAACCACCAACAAGAAAATAACTGTAACAGAATGAAATAGCATTGACTGAAAGAGAGTGAAATACAAGCTTTTGGCAAAAGTATATCCTACACtcgtaaaattaaaaaagggcACAACTCCATTTAAAAGGCCACTCACCGTAGGGATCATGTCTTCACTATATCCACCAGTCTAGAAGCAACACCAACAATCAGGATTTCAGTGAATAAACCCCGAGATACAAGAAGTAGTAATACTAATACAAGCTCAATATGATGATTACGTACCGCGACAACATTTACAAGTGATGTCTTTCCAGCATTCTGAAGTCCTATCAAAGATAGCTCCATTTCCTGCTTGAAAAAGAGGCTGCAATCACATTACAATCGAGTAAGGACACTCATTCTAAGCAAATGATCAACCAAGGtcactcagaaaaatttaatagCAGACTTTAAGATTCCAAATATTCTTGTCATAACATATTACCAAATTCAAATGGCAGCCAAATGCTCTGCAAGACAAAGATTTCTATTTAAGGTCAATGTGCAAAATTATTTGCTCCAAAGATTACCTATGGGTGGTTTGGGAGGAGTTTAACTATCATATACGTAAGTGAGGTGTTTGCACATCTTTAAAGTGGTGGTTACTTGGGGATAAGGGTTTTTTAATGTATGACTTGGAAAATCAGCAAAAAAGAATATCCTTGGGTGGTGGGTATATAAGATGGTGTTGTATGGGTTGATTGGGGCAACTTAGAGTTCATGGATGGGATGCGTATCCCTGCAGGGATGGTTAGGTCACAAGCCATATGAGTAATTTAGTGAGCAATGGAAGGTGCACTTTTGGAGTGTTGGATtctggagttttttttttttttaaaaaaaaaaatgggagagaaaaaaggaagataCAGATGTTAATAATTGTATAGGATGTTCAGAAGGCATGAACAATTACTGTCTTTATTGATTGGTAACCGAGCTAATCAGAAAATTCTCGCAGTCGCTAATCATATGAATATCGTGGTCTACTACTGCCGATGTACAATACCGCTAAACCTATAGCTTCATTTATATTTCATCGAATATCCATTGTGTCATTTAGGAAACATAATTTTCTGAGCAGCTAAAGCCCAAGAgtaatatttgaatataattcaACAATCCCAGGTTCAGCATATTTCGTTTTAATAATGCTCGTGCTCAATCACCAAATAAAGCATTAGAAAGTTAAATAGGAAAAAATCAATATGAATAAGTGAATGATTTTCCACTATGATTCTTGAAGTTggagacaaaaaaagaaataacgaAGAAAACCAGAAAGACATCTATGAGATGTTGCTATCATTACGCGAAAGGAAAAACCTGCAGTCGGAACACATTACAGAATACAAATCAGGGATTCGAACGAAGAAACATCGACCTCTGATCTAATCTTCATATTCATactacaaaatatgaaaatgtaacttttgggatgaaaaaggACATCGAGATttcgagagggagagaggggagggggagCTAGAGCTAACCTTCGGAGCCAATTGAGAAAGGCATCCCACAAACCCATTGATGATCAGAGAAATGGATCTACGCGAGTCTCTGTTTGCAATTTGACCCTTTGgaaaattattcttcttcttgtacAAGATGCGATGCGAGACAGAAGGAAGGATTCAGATTCACGCTGATCAACTATTTACTATTTTGCAGACCGAACTACGAAGCGACGTCGTCTTTGTTTGTCACACTGAATACCCCATAGATTTTTAACAACGAATCCTGGCGACTCCGAATAATTGGTAAAGTTAAGAGGCGTGCAGCCAGGATCCAATCTGATAGACTTTCGCCAGCACCAACCAATCAGCGAAAGAGATTTCGGAGAAGTGGAAATATAATGCCTAAATAGCGAGTGGGTGAAACGTACCAATAGAAAGAGCAGGGAAGGGAAGACATACTGCTAAGCGTTCATTGGTCCACGCGCATCTCTTTGCCACGTGTAATCGTAGAGACACGCCCAcgagtgtttcatctcatcttcttGCAGCCGAtcacttattataattttcttaaatttttatataaaatataataaataatttaattttttaaaattttaaaacgataaaaatattaaaaaataatattttaataatattttattcaatttttaactttcaactttgtttggaacctaaaatcatctcaactca
This window of the Juglans regia cultivar Chandler chromosome 12, Walnut 2.0, whole genome shotgun sequence genome carries:
- the LOC108988554 gene encoding ADP-ribosylation factor-like protein 8b isoform X1, which codes for MGLWDAFLNWLRSLFFKQEMELSLIGLQNAGKTSLVNVVATGGYSEDMIPTVGFNMRKVTKGNVTIKLWDLGGQPRFRSMWERYCRAVSAIVYVVDAADPDNVSISRSELHDLLSKSSLSGIPLLVLGNKIDKPGALSKQALTDQMDLKSITDREVCCFMISCKNSTNIDSVIDWLVKHSKSKS
- the LOC108988554 gene encoding ADP-ribosylation factor-like protein 8a isoform X2, which gives rise to MELSLIGLQNAGKTSLVNVVATGGYSEDMIPTVGFNMRKVTKGNVTIKLWDLGGQPRFRSMWERYCRAVSAIVYVVDAADPDNVSISRSELHDLLSKSSLSGIPLLVLGNKIDKPGALSKQALTDQMDLKSITDREVCCFMISCKNSTNIDSVIDWLVKHSKSKS